In Pseudomonas nunensis, a single window of DNA contains:
- the leuB gene encoding 3-isopropylmalate dehydrogenase has translation MSKQILILPGDGIGPEIMAEAVKVLELANTKYSLGFELSHDVIGGAAIDKHGVPLADETLDRARAADAVLLGAVGGPKWDTIERDIRPERGLLKIRAQLGLFGNLRPAILYPQLAEASSLKPEIVAGLDILIVRELTGGIYFGAPRGTRTLENGERQSYDTLPYSESEIRRIARVGFDMAMVRGKKLCSVDKANVLASSQLWREIVEEVAKDYPEVELSHMYVDNAAMQLVRAPKQFDVIVTDNMFGDILSDQASMLTGSIGMLPSASLDTNNKGMYEPCHGSAPDIAGKGIANPLATILSVSMMLRYSFNLQDAADAIEKAVSLVLDQGLRTGDIWSTGCTKVGTQEMGDAVVAALRNL, from the coding sequence ATGAGCAAGCAGATTCTGATTCTCCCAGGTGACGGTATTGGCCCGGAAATCATGGCCGAAGCAGTCAAAGTGCTGGAACTGGCCAACACCAAGTACAGCCTGGGCTTCGAGCTGAGCCACGACGTGATCGGTGGCGCCGCCATCGACAAGCACGGCGTGCCGCTGGCTGACGAAACCCTGGATCGCGCGCGCGCTGCAGATGCGGTACTGCTGGGCGCCGTGGGCGGCCCGAAATGGGACACCATCGAGCGTGATATCCGCCCTGAGCGCGGCCTGCTGAAAATTCGTGCGCAACTGGGCCTGTTCGGCAACCTGCGTCCGGCGATCCTGTACCCGCAACTGGCCGAGGCGTCGAGCCTGAAGCCTGAAATCGTCGCGGGCCTGGACATCCTGATCGTCCGTGAACTGACCGGCGGCATCTACTTCGGCGCGCCACGCGGTACGCGTACCCTGGAAAACGGCGAACGTCAGTCCTACGACACGCTGCCGTACAGCGAAAGCGAAATCCGCCGTATCGCCCGTGTCGGTTTCGACATGGCCATGGTTCGTGGCAAGAAGCTCTGCTCGGTGGACAAGGCCAACGTACTGGCCTCCAGCCAACTGTGGCGTGAAATTGTCGAAGAAGTGGCCAAGGATTACCCTGAAGTCGAACTGAGCCACATGTACGTCGACAACGCCGCGATGCAACTGGTGCGTGCACCGAAGCAGTTCGACGTGATCGTCACCGATAACATGTTCGGCGACATCCTGTCGGACCAGGCATCGATGCTCACCGGTTCCATCGGCATGCTGCCCTCGGCGTCCCTGGACACCAACAACAAGGGCATGTACGAGCCGTGCCACGGTTCGGCGCCGGACATCGCGGGCAAAGGCATTGCCAACCCGTTGGCGACCATTTTGTCGGTGTCGATGATGCTGCGTTACAGCTTCAACTTGCAGGATGCGGCGGATGCGATCGAGAAGGCCGTCAGTCTGGTTTTGGACCAGGGCCTGCGCACTGGCGACATCTGGTCGACCGGTTGCACTAAAGTCGGTACGCAGGAAATGGGTGACGCAGTAGTCGCCGCGCTGCGGAATCTGTAA
- a CDS encoding class I SAM-dependent methyltransferase → MTQHSQVVQKQFGEQASAYLSSAVHAQGTEFALLQAELAGQGNARVLDLGCGAGHVSFHVAALVKEVVAYDLSQQMLDVVAAAATDRGFSNVTTVNGAAERLPFADGEFDFVFSRYSAHHWSDLGLALREVRRVLKPGGVAAFVDVLSPGSPLFDTYLQSVEVLRDTSHVRDYSAGEWLRQVSEAGLHTRSATRQRLRLEYNSWVERMRTPQVMRAAIRELQQSMGNEVREYFEIEADGSFSTDVLVLMAER, encoded by the coding sequence ATGACCCAGCACAGCCAAGTCGTACAAAAGCAATTCGGTGAACAGGCCTCGGCCTACCTGAGCAGTGCCGTTCACGCTCAAGGCACTGAATTCGCGCTGCTACAGGCTGAACTGGCCGGGCAGGGCAACGCCCGCGTGCTGGACCTGGGTTGCGGTGCCGGTCACGTGAGTTTCCACGTCGCCGCGTTGGTGAAAGAAGTCGTGGCCTACGACTTGTCCCAGCAAATGCTCGACGTGGTGGCTGCCGCAGCGACTGATCGTGGTTTCAGCAATGTCACCACGGTCAACGGTGCCGCCGAGCGCCTGCCGTTCGCCGATGGCGAGTTCGACTTCGTGTTCAGCCGTTATTCGGCGCACCATTGGAGCGATCTCGGCCTGGCTCTGCGGGAAGTGCGCCGGGTGCTGAAGCCGGGCGGCGTGGCGGCGTTCGTCGACGTGCTGTCGCCCGGCAGTCCGTTGTTCGACACCTACCTGCAAAGCGTCGAAGTGCTGCGCGACACCAGCCATGTACGCGATTATTCTGCTGGCGAGTGGTTGCGCCAGGTCAGCGAAGCGGGGTTGCATACCCGCAGCGCCACGCGTCAGCGGCTGCGTCTGGAGTACAACAGCTGGGTCGAACGCATGCGCACACCGCAAGTGATGCGCGCGGCGATCCGCGAGTTGCAGCAGTCGATGGGCAATGAAGTACGCGAATATTTTGAGATTGAGGCCGATGGTTCGTTCAGTACAGATGTACTGGTGCTGATGGCTGAAAGATAA
- the leuD gene encoding 3-isopropylmalate dehydratase small subunit, with the protein MRAFTQHTGLVAPLDRANVDTDQIIPKQFLKSIKRTGFGPNLFDEWRYLDVGYAYQDNSKRPLNKDFVLNAERYQGASVLLARENFGCGSSREHAPWALEEYGFRSIIAPSYADIFYNNSFKNGLLPIILSDAEVDELFQQVEANPGYQLTVDLEAQTVTRPDGKVYNFELDEFRKHCLVNGLDDIGLTLMDHEAIASFESKHRASQPWLFRDV; encoded by the coding sequence ATGAGAGCTTTTACCCAACACACCGGTTTGGTCGCGCCATTGGACCGAGCCAACGTCGACACCGACCAGATCATTCCGAAGCAGTTTCTGAAGTCGATCAAGCGCACCGGTTTTGGTCCGAACCTGTTTGACGAGTGGCGCTACCTGGACGTGGGCTATGCCTACCAGGACAACTCCAAGCGTCCACTGAACAAGGATTTCGTGCTCAACGCCGAGCGTTATCAAGGCGCCAGCGTGTTGCTGGCTCGCGAGAACTTCGGTTGCGGCTCCAGCCGTGAACACGCGCCGTGGGCCCTGGAAGAGTACGGTTTCCGCAGCATCATCGCGCCGAGCTATGCCGACATCTTCTACAACAACAGCTTCAAGAACGGCTTGTTGCCGATCATCTTGAGCGACGCTGAGGTGGATGAGCTGTTCCAGCAAGTCGAAGCGAATCCTGGCTACCAGTTGACCGTCGACCTTGAAGCCCAGACCGTGACCCGGCCGGATGGCAAGGTCTACAACTTTGAGCTGGATGAATTCCGCAAGCATTGCCTGGTGAATGGTCTGGACGATATCGGTCTGACATTGATGGACCACGAGGCGATTGCGTCGTTTGAAAGCAAGCACCGGGCGAGCCAGCCCTGGTTGTTTCGCGATGTTTGA
- the leuC gene encoding 3-isopropylmalate dehydratase large subunit, producing the protein MAGKTLYDKLWDSHEVKRRDDGSSLIYIDRHIIHEVTSPQAFEGLRLAGRKPWRVDSIIATPDHNVPTTPDRKGGIEAITDQVSRLQVQTLDDYCDEYGITEFKMNDVRQGIVHVIGPEQGATLPGMTVVCGDSHTSTHGAFGALAHGIGTSEVEHVFATQCLVAKKMKNMLVSVEGKLPFGVTAKDIVLAVIGKIGTAGGNGHAIEFAGSAIRDLSIEGRMTICNMSIEAGARVGLVAADEKTVEYVKGRPFAPKGAEWDMAVEAWKDLVSDTDAVFDTVVKLDATQIKPQVSWGTSPEMVLAVDQNVPDPAKEMDLVKRGSIERALKYMGLSANQAITDIQLDRVFIGSCTNSRIEDLRAAAVIAKGRKVASTIKQAIVVPGSGLVKAQAEAEGLDKIFLEAGFEWREPGCSMCLAMNPDRLESGEHCASTSNRNFEGRQGAGGRTHLVSPAMAAAAAVNGRFIDVRELI; encoded by the coding sequence ATGGCCGGCAAAACGCTTTACGACAAGCTCTGGGATTCCCATGAAGTGAAACGGCGCGACGATGGGTCGTCGCTGATCTATATCGACCGCCACATCATCCATGAAGTGACTTCGCCCCAAGCTTTCGAAGGCCTGCGTCTGGCCGGGCGCAAGCCTTGGCGCGTCGACTCGATCATCGCCACCCCGGACCACAACGTGCCGACCACCCCGGATCGCAAGGGCGGCATCGAAGCGATTACCGACCAGGTCTCGCGTTTGCAGGTTCAGACCCTCGATGACTATTGCGACGAATACGGCATCACCGAGTTCAAAATGAATGACGTGCGTCAGGGCATCGTTCACGTGATCGGCCCGGAGCAGGGCGCTACGTTGCCGGGCATGACCGTGGTTTGCGGCGACTCGCACACCTCGACCCACGGCGCATTCGGCGCATTGGCCCACGGCATCGGCACTTCCGAGGTCGAGCATGTGTTCGCCACGCAGTGCCTGGTCGCCAAGAAAATGAAAAATATGCTGGTGTCGGTCGAAGGCAAATTGCCGTTCGGCGTGACGGCCAAGGACATCGTGCTCGCGGTGATCGGCAAGATCGGCACCGCCGGCGGTAACGGCCACGCCATCGAGTTCGCTGGCAGCGCGATTCGCGACTTGTCCATCGAAGGCCGCATGACTATCTGCAACATGTCCATCGAGGCTGGCGCTCGCGTAGGTCTGGTAGCCGCAGACGAAAAAACCGTGGAATACGTCAAGGGCCGTCCATTCGCTCCGAAAGGCGCGGAATGGGACATGGCGGTCGAAGCCTGGAAAGACCTGGTTTCCGACACCGATGCGGTGTTCGACACCGTGGTCAAGCTCGACGCGACCCAGATCAAGCCACAAGTCAGCTGGGGCACGTCGCCCGAGATGGTCTTGGCGGTTGATCAGAACGTGCCGGACCCGGCAAAGGAAATGGACCTGGTCAAACGCGGTTCCATCGAACGCGCCTTGAAATACATGGGTTTGAGCGCCAATCAGGCGATCACCGATATTCAGCTGGACCGCGTATTCATTGGTTCCTGCACCAACTCGCGGATCGAAGACCTGCGCGCTGCGGCGGTGATCGCCAAGGGCCGCAAAGTCGCTTCGACGATCAAGCAAGCCATCGTGGTGCCGGGCTCGGGCCTGGTGAAGGCGCAAGCCGAGGCTGAAGGCCTGGACAAGATTTTCCTCGAAGCCGGTTTCGAGTGGCGTGAACCGGGTTGCTCGATGTGCCTGGCGATGAACCCGGACCGTTTGGAATCGGGCGAGCATTGCGCCTCGACCTCCAACCGCAACTTCGAAGGGCGTCAGGGCGCCGGTGGCCGTACGCACCTGGTGAGCCCGGCCATGGCCGCGGCGGCTGCCGTCAACGGTCGTTTCATCGACGTTCGCGAACTGATCTGA
- a CDS encoding LysR family transcriptional regulator, with translation MDLANLNAFIAIAETGSFSGAGERLHLTQPAISKRIAGLEQQLKVRLFDRLGREVGLTEAGRALLPRAYQILNVLDDTRRALTNLTGEVSGRLTLATSHHIGLHRLPPLLREFTRRYPQVALDIQFLDSEVAYEEILHGRAELAVITLAPEPHALVKATPVWDDPLDFVVAPEHSLISNGPVTLADIALHPAVFPGGNTFTHHIVQRLFEAQGLTPNIAMSTNYLETIKMMVSIGLAWSVLPRTMLDDQVARIALPGIQLTRELGYILHTERTLSNAARAFMALLDAQIDLPRTHG, from the coding sequence ATGGATCTGGCCAACCTCAACGCCTTTATCGCGATTGCCGAGACCGGGAGTTTCTCCGGCGCGGGCGAACGGCTGCACCTGACCCAACCGGCGATCAGCAAGCGCATCGCCGGGCTGGAACAGCAATTGAAGGTGCGCCTGTTCGATCGCCTGGGCCGTGAAGTCGGCCTGACCGAGGCCGGGCGCGCCCTGCTGCCGCGGGCTTATCAGATTCTCAACGTGCTGGACGACACCCGCCGCGCCCTGACCAACCTGACCGGTGAAGTGAGCGGTCGCCTGACCTTGGCCACCAGTCACCACATCGGCCTGCACCGTTTGCCGCCCTTATTAAGGGAGTTCACCCGTCGTTACCCACAGGTCGCGCTGGATATTCAGTTCCTCGATTCGGAAGTGGCCTACGAAGAAATCCTGCATGGCCGCGCCGAACTGGCGGTCATCACCCTGGCGCCGGAGCCCCATGCGCTGGTCAAGGCCACGCCGGTGTGGGACGACCCGCTGGACTTCGTGGTCGCCCCGGAGCACTCGCTGATCAGCAACGGCCCGGTCACCCTCGCGGATATTGCTCTGCACCCGGCGGTTTTCCCCGGAGGCAACACGTTCACCCACCACATCGTCCAGCGTCTGTTCGAAGCGCAGGGCCTGACGCCGAACATTGCCATGAGCACGAATTATCTGGAAACCATCAAGATGATGGTCTCGATCGGCCTGGCCTGGAGCGTTTTGCCGCGCACCATGCTCGATGATCAGGTGGCGCGTATAGCTTTGCCGGGCATACAGCTCACTCGCGAGCTAGGCTATATCCTGCACACAGAAAGGACGCTTTCGAATGCGGCACGCGCCTTTATGGCCCTGCTGGATGCACAAATTGATCTGCCAAGGACCCACGGCTAA